The following are encoded in a window of Periplaneta americana isolate PAMFEO1 chromosome 13, P.americana_PAMFEO1_priV1, whole genome shotgun sequence genomic DNA:
- the LOC138712154 gene encoding uncharacterized protein isoform X3 — translation MGRLKKFGKRKPVFNGNITSEPEDVPVSNPVPQTVTTTSYENTNIIEEVRKGWKRKRTSVQEKNTDTMSAVCRQVDKYPAPHNPKEPDEHDLFCLSIAPKLRAMDKKQRILTEKIISDALYLGQMGYLNPAVHINIPSQNMSASPISTVQSQPSPSTTLIIKPEYEGQSDCDDDY, via the coding sequence ATCACGTCAGAGCCAGAGGATGTACCTGTCTCAAATCCAGTGCCTCAAACAGTAACAACAACAAGTTATGAGAACACAAATATAATTGAGGAAGTGAGAAAAGGCTGGAAGAGGAAAAGAACCAGTGTTCAAGAGAAGAATACTGATACGATGTCAGCAGTCTGTAGACAAGTGGATAAATATCCAGCACCtcataatccaaaagaaccagatGAACACGACCTCTTCTGCTTGTCCATAGCTCCTAAACTGCGAGCAATGGACAAGAAGCAAAGGATATTGACTGAAAAGATTATTTCAGACGCCTTGTATCTGGGACAAATGGGATATCTAAATCCAGCAGTGCATATAAATATTCCTTCTCAAAATATGTCTGCCTCTCCAATTTCCACTGTACAGTCTCAACCATCTCCATCTACGACCCTCATAATTAAGCCAGAGTATGAGGGGCAGTCAGACTGTGACGACGATTATTAA